TCGTGCTGCTGAGCTGACGACACCCGCTAGCGTGCAGATGCACCCCGTGTTGTGTGCTGCCAGAGTCGGTTCCTAGATTGAGCGGGTTCGCGCATCGGCAGGTGTGCTCCGGAGCAGTTGCCCTAGCCGCTCGACGGCGATGCTGGCCAGCCCAGGCGTGCATGGCCTGCCATCCGTGCGTGTTGAGGCGCGTTGCGCGCATCCGCCGGGGGGCATCTCATTCACTACGGTATGAAGGGTGACGGCACAGACTCGCATTCCCCAAACGGTGCACGCGATCGCCCTCGACACAAATGCCAGCCCGAAGGGCATGATGAGCGTCGAGGCGATTGAACAACTCATCCGCACCATCGATGCTCAGGAACTCGACATTGAAATCTGGATCCCCGAGCCCGTCATTTGGGAGTGGGCAGAGCACGCTCACCGCGTCGCCACACAGGCCCAAACTGATTACCTCACCCAGGTGAAGCATCTCGCTGTAAGTGTCATACCTGGTTTCGAGGGAGGTCCAGCGTTTGTGATGGACGTTGCAGACGTGATCGAGCATATAGAGGAACAGCTCGACGACCTTTGGCGGGATGACGGTAGTGGGGCAGTGCGTATTCTTCGACTGAAGGACCAACCCGATGCCGCAATTCTCGGTCTTCGCGATCAAATCCTGCGAACGGGCGCAGGGAGAACGAAGCGGGACGGAACCTCAGCGGTTAAGACGGGTGGCGCGGACAGTGCCTCCTGGCGACTTGTGGCAGCAACATCGGGCGACCTCGTCAACGTTGTCCTCGTTTCATCTGACAGTGATGCATATCGACACTTCTCCGGCACGGACGCGCCGACCATCGTCAAAGACCTGTGGTCGGTCAAGAGGGAGCTCCTTAAGCTGCGAAGTGGAACCGACGAAGCAGTATTGGCTGTCACCGAAACTCTCCGGGATGAACTCCCCGCAATTTCTGAGGATCACCTCGACGTGACGGAAGTGCTCGGCGAGCACTTGCTGTTGACTCCACAACGAGACCAAGCTGTGATTTCAATAACTCGTATTTCTCGAGTACTGGACGTAGATGAGATTGAAGTCTCGCTAGGTGACAAGACTGCCACGGCGGTAGTCGAAATTGAGATCGACGTATCCATTGACTATGTGCGCTGGGATCATCGGAACGATTCAATCGAGGCGGACGTTGACGAAGAATACGACGTCAAAGCTTACGCTCGCGTCTCCGCCGAAGCGGTGGCCGCGGTGCAGGGACGGTGGTTCTTCGACATCGTCCAGATTGAGATCGTTGACGATCGTTACAACCGACCCTGAACCACGAGGAGTGGCGGAAGCCTTGCGCGACACCCGTGCGCCCGGCGCTGACCCGTGTCCCTGCCGCCACGGCCCGACCGATCACGAGACCTCGTCGAAGCGCAGGTAATCACTCAGGACAAACCGGTGGCACCGGGCCCCGGCCCCGCCGGTCACAGTCCGGCGTTCGCGATCGGGACAGACCACAAGGAGAGATCGAGTTCAGCGTCCGGGGACAGCCATGTCTCCGGCATCCTGTCCAGGGCCCGAGACAACCCCACGCTTGAGACCGTGATGCTCACCGTCAACGACCAGGTTTTCGCTGTCCCGTACACGCATTGGGTGCTCGTCGTCACCGACCCACGTCCCTGCCCGCGGCCCCGGCATCGCTGGCGACCGGGGACGAGTTCCCGGCAGCACCCGCCGTCCCACAGTCGAGGTCTCACCTGTCATCTCGATCGACGAGCTCGCGTTCTCCTGACCGTGTCCGCACCGGACTCAGACCGGTAGCGACCCGACCGAAGTGACGGCCAGCCGCAACTTGATTCTGACCAGTCGGCCGAAACTGACCGCGACGTGCTTCGCCGTCCCGGTGAGACCCCGGCGATAGCCGCACCCGTTGTCGGCCCGGCCCCGCCAGTGACCCGCGATAGCGGCCTGCCCGTCCCCGAGCGTCGGCGAGGGGTTCGGTCCGGCGATAGCCGCGGGTCGGGGATCCGGTCGTCGGTCGGTCAGTGGCTGGTGGTCGATGAGGTGATGGCGGGCGCTGCGGCATAGGGGTTTAGAGAGGAGCTCGGCCTGGCGGCCTCGCTCCCGGTCGGACTTCGTCCTCCCTCCGACGTTGCGGTTTCTATGTGTCGTCTGCTCGTCCACTCCACCCGGCCTTCGGCCGTGCGCGTAGCGGAGCGTGGCGGCAGGACGACGGCGTAGCGTTGGCCGTCACCGTCACGCGGAGCGGAGCGCACGGCGTCTCGATTGCACTTCACCGGTCGGCCGCGGCCCTCGCTACGCTCGGCGCCTCGTGGAACTACTCGCTGTCTACCCGGTTTCGTATCGGTTGAGTGCCGGTCAGTCGCAGGCTCCTTCCCTCTCACTGCGTTCGCTTCGCTCTCTTCGTTCACTACCGACCTTCGGCCGGTGACTGCGCTGCGCTTGTCGGATCGCTCTTCGACGCGATGTCTCCGGTCAGGCTGCGCCTTCCCTCTCGCTCCGTTCGCTGCGCTCTCTTCTCTCACGGGCCGTCCTTGCCGCCGGTGACTTCGTCGTGGTCACGGTGTGTTCTCTACCCGGTGTCGTTGTGATGTCTACCCGTCGCTGGCGCTCCCTCACCCTCGCTGGCGCTCGGCGCTGTCGGTGCGGTGTTCTTGTCGGGTTCGGTTTGTTCCCGGCGCAGGGACCTGTGGTGACGCCTGCCTGCACCAGCATCGATACGTCTTCTGCTCGCCGGCTGATCGATGACGATTCGCCGAACCAGCAACACGACCCGAGCATCAGACCGGAACCCGGGGAACAGATCAGCCACACGCAGCGATACGGTAACGGGTCGCAGAACGGTGCGGTGACGTTGCGTTGGAGGGAGCGCCAGCGACCGGAAGTCTGGACGGACATTAGCGGCGAAGCCGCAACACCGAAGGTGCAGACCACGAAGTGGTCTCAGGTCCCTTGGCGAAGCCGGGACCAGCGTGGCGCCCGACGACGCGGTTCACGCGTCGGCAAGCACACGCTGCGGCACCGAAGGTGACGCGGCAGGACCGGCGCGGCGTACAGCCCAGCGCCGGCACCTGCAGTCGGCACACGCGCACGCGTGGGCCAGAGTGAAGGGGCCGGCGGGTTCCGGCCCGCAACCGTAAAGGTTCCTCGGTCAGGGGCACCTGCGTGACATTGACTCGGATCGAATGTGGCGCGCAAGAGACTGCAAGGGGGTCGCGCCGTGAACCGGTCGAGCTTGGGCGATTCTCGTCACGATCAGGTCCCGGCTTTGTCGCGGGATCGCCATGGGAATCGCCGGCTCTACCGGGCATGACAACGGCGGCCTCGTGCGGTGCCGCCGAGGAGATTGTCCGGGCGGATCAAACGGGTTTCCCAGCGGCGATTGAGCGCGGGCCGCGGGTGCCGAGTTGCGACCCCGAGTCTTGGCTGTTCGTGGCGGGCTTGCCTGCCGCATCCGAGGAGGCTTCGACCTAGACCACCGCGCGGTTTTTCTGCGCGAGCTTCGCGACGGCGCTGGCGCCCGATGGGCACGATGAAGTCGACGCCTCGGTTCCGTGATCGAGATACAGGCGCGGCCGGCTGAGGGGTGAGTGCATGGAGTGCACTGTCGTCGACCGCATCTCCGAGAACGGCGATCGAGGGTCATTCTTGGGGTTCGACGTTCAGGAACGACCTTCAACCGGCTCTTTCGCATAGGCCTCCTCCGAGTACTGCACTAACTGCACTCTGGGTCTACTTCCCTTTATTTGTGTGGGATGCAGGCTCCTTCGGGGCATCATTTCGGCTGCACGGAAGTGCACTTGGTGCACCTACGTCAGTGCGCCGAAGTGCACTTCTTACTTCTTTTAATCCGCACCTGGCGACTATCGGATACCGAACCTCCCCCGCACCTATCTCCCGTGGAGGCGTATCCCCGACGCCGGCACAGGAACCCAGCCCACCTGGACCTGAACCTCACGCATAGAGGAACAGAGCAGAACCCCGACAGGTCAACACAACCCAGCCGGACCAGAACCTCACGCAAAGAAGAACAGAGCAGAACCCCGACAGGTCGACACAACCCAGCCGGACCAGAACCTCACGCAAAGAAGAACAGAGCAGAACCCCGACAGGTCAACACAACCCAGCCGGACCAGAACCTCACGCAAAGAAGAACAGAGCAGAACCCCGACAGGTCAACACAACCCAGCCGGACCAGAACCTCACGCAAAGAAGAACAGAGCGGAAACCCGACAGGTCACCGCCCAGCAGTACACCTGAGGCCCGCAAGAGCGTGCCTCCCCGCCCCCGGCTCACGCCAACAACCAACAGGAGAAACCCAGTGAGCAAGCAGCAGAACACCACCAACAGCATCCCCGAGGCAACCCGGGCGACCGCACCGTCCGACTTCGAGGACCTCTCGTACTCGTACGGTAACGACGAAAGGGTCGCCACGTGGGCGCAGCGTTACATGTACGACCGGGCGATCTCCCCTGAGGTCGCCGACGCCCGTGGCTACTACGTCCCTGAGACTCCATCTGATTGGACCGTCGCTCGGTTCCTCGGCGTCGACGCGTTCAAAAACGCGATCAAGAACAAGTCCCACTTCACCGCGAACGAGGACTACGAGCGCGAGTGGAACCGGAACCCCAAGGTCCGCCCATTGGGCATCCCGCTTTACTCGATCGAGAACGGCCCTAACGTCCCTGTCAGTATCCAGATCCGCCCGCAGGCTCCCATCACCGTTCAGGAGAATGTCCTGGACGCGAACGGTGCCCCGGTGATGGTGAAGGTCAAGGGCAAGGAGAAAAAGACCGACGAGGCCACCGGCGTAGTCACCGAGGTCGAAGTTGAGAACCAGCGCCGGAAGACCAAACCGAAGAACTTGAAGTTCCTTGCACCGATGGGCGTGAAACGTGGCGACGGATCCATTGGCACCCTGCCTGCCCCGGACGTCCACCCCCTCGTTCAGGAGCTCTTGGCCCAGGAGGACCCGGGCGACCGGATTCCTATGCTCTACACCGAGGGCATCCACAAGGCCGACTCGGCCTTGTCCGCGGCCCTCCGCAGCGGCCGGAAGCTGATCACCGCCGCTGTCACCGGCGTGCAGATGGGCTTCCACGCCCCCGCCACCGAGGAGAACGACTCGGGTGAGCCGATCCTCACCAAGGGGATGCGGGCGATCGCATGGGAAGGCCGCGATGTCTATATCGCCTTTGACCCGGACTGGCGGAGCAAGCCCGCTGTGGCGGGTGCCATGCTCACCACCGCCCGCCTGTTGGAAGCTGCCGGCGCTCAGGTGTTCATCATCGACGTCCCAACGTCCTCCGGCGTCAACGGCCTCGATGACTACCTCGCCGCGTCCGATGACACCGCACTGTGGGAGCTGTTCGAGAACGCGATTAGCCCCAACACGGCCGACCGTCACGCTCGCCGCTACCCGCAAGACGACATCGGCAGGGCTGCGCGTCTGGCGGATGAACTCCGCGCCCTCGGCACCTACAAGTTCAACTACACGAAGAAGTACCGACCTATGCACTTCGACGGGAAGCGTTGGGATGAAGACAAGAAGCTCACCATCCAGAATCTGGCGATCAAACTGACCGAGCGGGACCTGGAGGACAAGGCCGGTCGTTCGAGACGTGCAATCGACTCCGCCATCGCACTGTCGCAGTCGACGCAGGGCCTCGTCGTCACCAGTGAGGAGTTCGACCAAGACCCCTATTTGCTGAATGCCCAGAACGGCACCATCGACTTGAAGACCGCCACCATCGAGCCACACTCCCCGATGGACATGATCACCACCATCACCCCCGTGCCGTGCGACTTCAGTATGCCGACCCCGGTGTTCCTGTCGTTCCTGCACGACATCTCCTGCGGTGACGCCGACATGATCTTGTATCTCCAGCTCATGGCGGGTTCGGCGCTCATCGGTAAGGCGACCACAAAGCTTCACGTGTTCCTCGGCAGCGGCGGCAACGGTAAGTCACTGTTCCAAGCGCTGCTCCGGAACGTCCTCGGCGGCGACTACGTGTCGTCCATGAAGGCCTCCACCCTGCTTGACGGTGCGACGGATGTTGACATGGCCGGTCTCAGGGGCAAGCGCCTCGTCATGGTCGCTGAACTCAGCATGGGCACCCATCTAAAGGATGGCGCTTTGAAGACCATCACGAGCACCGACGAGGTCAACGCCCGCGCCGTTTTCGAGAATGGCATCGTGTTTGTCCCGTCGTGGACCATCATGTTGTCCTCGAACCACTTCCCGAATATCAGCGACACCTCTGAGGGCATGTGGCGCCGTATCCACGCCATCCCGTTCGACTTCGAAGTGAAGAAGAAGAAGGGTGGCCCTGACGCTCTCCTTGAAGACAAGCTGCGTCGCGAGTACCCCGGCATCCTCGCGTGGATGGTGGAAGGTGCCCGTAAGTACATCGAGGCGGGGGAACAGCTGGAACGCTCCGGCCGCATCGAAACGGAGACGGCCCGTCACCGCGTCGCATCCGACATCCTCGCGGACTTTCTTGCCACCACCTGCGTCGTTGACCCGGACACCCGGTACGACCGCACTGAAATCACTCAGGCGTTCCGTGAGTACATGCAACAGCAGGGGAAGACGGCGTGGTCACAGTCAACGCTGCACAAGGCGCTCATCGAGAAGGGTGTGATTCCGAAGGACAAGCCGATGATCGCATCATCAGGTGTCCGCTACTGGCCGGGGCTCCGCCTCGCGACCGCCACGGAAGTGGCGTCGGCGTTGCGTGACAACTTCGGAGAGCACGACCCTGCGACCGCTGAGGGCGCGAAGGCACTTGTCGACGAGGCTCTGGCGGCCCTGGTGCAGAACACCGGCGGGATCGCCCCGCAGGCGGCACCGACTGTCCGTAAGGTCGCGCCCGCCACCCCGGTCGTGATCCCGGAACCCAAGCCTGGCTACATCACGAACCTGATCACCGGCGCACAATACCCGATTCGCGCAGGCATGAGTAACGGTCCCGCTATCCCTGGACCGTTCGACGACGACTGGGACGAGTCTGAGGACACAATCGCTCACACCCCGGTGGTGTTCGCCGCCGACGAGGACGCAGGGGACCCGTCTGAGGTACGTGTCGACACAGACATCGACATGGACGAGCTCCTGTTCTCCTAAGCCACGAACGATGCAGCAGGGGCCGTCACCACCACTGACGCCCCTGCTCCGCTCTCCTTGGCTTCCCCTCTGACCAGAACGGAACGCTTCGCCCTCCGAGAGGTCACCAAAAAGCCGTTGAGGCACCTGTCAAGTCTGCGATCAACCGTGGTGGTGACAGCCCGCTCATCCAA
This Salinibacterium sp. ZJ450 DNA region includes the following protein-coding sequences:
- a CDS encoding phage/plasmid primase, P4 family, which gives rise to MSKQQNTTNSIPEATRATAPSDFEDLSYSYGNDERVATWAQRYMYDRAISPEVADARGYYVPETPSDWTVARFLGVDAFKNAIKNKSHFTANEDYEREWNRNPKVRPLGIPLYSIENGPNVPVSIQIRPQAPITVQENVLDANGAPVMVKVKGKEKKTDEATGVVTEVEVENQRRKTKPKNLKFLAPMGVKRGDGSIGTLPAPDVHPLVQELLAQEDPGDRIPMLYTEGIHKADSALSAALRSGRKLITAAVTGVQMGFHAPATEENDSGEPILTKGMRAIAWEGRDVYIAFDPDWRSKPAVAGAMLTTARLLEAAGAQVFIIDVPTSSGVNGLDDYLAASDDTALWELFENAISPNTADRHARRYPQDDIGRAARLADELRALGTYKFNYTKKYRPMHFDGKRWDEDKKLTIQNLAIKLTERDLEDKAGRSRRAIDSAIALSQSTQGLVVTSEEFDQDPYLLNAQNGTIDLKTATIEPHSPMDMITTITPVPCDFSMPTPVFLSFLHDISCGDADMILYLQLMAGSALIGKATTKLHVFLGSGGNGKSLFQALLRNVLGGDYVSSMKASTLLDGATDVDMAGLRGKRLVMVAELSMGTHLKDGALKTITSTDEVNARAVFENGIVFVPSWTIMLSSNHFPNISDTSEGMWRRIHAIPFDFEVKKKKGGPDALLEDKLRREYPGILAWMVEGARKYIEAGEQLERSGRIETETARHRVASDILADFLATTCVVDPDTRYDRTEITQAFREYMQQQGKTAWSQSTLHKALIEKGVIPKDKPMIASSGVRYWPGLRLATATEVASALRDNFGEHDPATAEGAKALVDEALAALVQNTGGIAPQAAPTVRKVAPATPVVIPEPKPGYITNLITGAQYPIRAGMSNGPAIPGPFDDDWDESEDTIAHTPVVFAADEDAGDPSEVRVDTDIDMDELLFS